TTTTTTCACTTTGATTGTTTTGCGATAAGTTTCAAGTACTTCGGCCGGAGAGCCAATTTGGATGCATTCTCCTTTGTGCATCAAAAAAACACGATTGGCATATTTTTTCACAGTTCCCAGATTATGGCTTACATGAATAATGGTTTGTCCTTGAATGAAAGCTTCATTGAAAATTTTATCAGATTTTTCTTTAAATTTCTCATCGCCCACACCTCCAAAAAATTCGTCCATTAAAAAAATATCTGCTTCGGCATGAATGGCAATGGCAAAAGCTAATCTACTTTTCATTCCTTTGGAGTAATATTTGATTTTTGTGTCGATAAAATCGTTCAATTCTGCAAATTCTATTATTTTGTAAAACCTTCTTCCAATCTGCTTAAAAGTCAATCCCATCACCGAAGCATTGATATAAATATTCTCACGAGCAGTAAGTTCGATGTTAAATCCCAAACCTAAGCTTAATCTGATGAAACTACCGATGGTTGTAACTTTTCCGCCTTTGTCTGGTTTATAAACTCCACTCATTAGGTGCAACAATGTAGATTTACCACTTCCATTGGCTCCAACTATACCAATAAATTCGCCTTTTTTAATTTCAAAACTTACATTTTTGACAGCTTTGATTTGTCTTTTTCTTTTCGAGCTAATAAGATCTATGATTACTTCACGAAAAGTTTGGGTTTTATTATCTTGAATAGAAAATGTTTTACTTACATTCTCGAATTTGATAACCGTTTGATTTTTCATATCTTAGAACTTTTCTGCCGCTTTGTGAAACAACTTTTTGAAAACAATTAATCCAATTCCGAGAAGAGCCAAGGCATAAGCATAATCGAACAATAAAACTCCCCAATCGGGCGGCTTTCCATAAAGTAAAACATTTCTTGTATTTATAATTATTCCTGCAACCGGATTAGCATATAATAAGGCAGGAAACTTATCAAATACTCGAGATGTTCTGGCAAAGAAAATTGGGTTCAGCCAAAAAAGTGCAAGCAAAAGCATATCCCAAATTTGACTTACATCGCGTATAAAAATATGAATAACTGATAAAATTATGCTGATTGCTAAAACAAGAATACAGACATTTAGTATCATCAAAGGAAGAAACAATAAGTTCCAATTGGGGAAAATGCCTGAAAATGAGCTTGCAATCAGATAAACAAATATATTAAAAAGCAATCCCATCAAACTGCTTAAAACTGCCGATATATAAATATCAAGTTTATTAAAATCTACATTCTCAAGCAAATATCTTTTGCTTTTAATCATATTCAAACCCTTCTTGGTTCCTTCAAGAAAGAACATCCAAATCACTAAGCCGGAAAAAATATGCAATCCGTAATTTGGTATATTATGCTCTATTACTAAAGAAAAAACGATATAATAAACAGAAAGACGAAAAAGCGGATTTATGAGAGCCCATACCAGCCCTAAAAACGTACCATAATACCTGATTTTAAAATCTGTTTTTGCCAGAATCCAAATTCTTTCAAACTGATTATTTTCAGGCAAAGATTCTAATATTTTCTTTACTATCATTCTCAAATTTGTTCAACTAAAATTATCTAAACAATCTCTATTCTGAATTTCTTATTTAAGCAATTCATGTACTATTTC
The sequence above is drawn from the Bacteroidota bacterium genome and encodes:
- a CDS encoding ABC transporter permease, yielding MIVKKILESLPENNQFERIWILAKTDFKIRYYGTFLGLVWALINPLFRLSVYYIVFSLVIEHNIPNYGLHIFSGLVIWMFFLEGTKKGLNMIKSKRYLLENVDFNKLDIYISAVLSSLMGLLFNIFVYLIASSFSGIFPNWNLLFLPLMILNVCILVLAISIILSVIHIFIRDVSQIWDMLLLALFWLNPIFFARTSRVFDKFPALLYANPVAGIIINTRNVLLYGKPPDWGVLLFDYAYALALLGIGLIVFKKLFHKAAEKF
- a CDS encoding ABC transporter ATP-binding protein produces the protein MKNQTVIKFENVSKTFSIQDNKTQTFREVIIDLISSKRKRQIKAVKNVSFEIKKGEFIGIVGANGSGKSTLLHLMSGVYKPDKGGKVTTIGSFIRLSLGLGFNIELTARENIYINASVMGLTFKQIGRRFYKIIEFAELNDFIDTKIKYYSKGMKSRLAFAIAIHAEADIFLMDEFFGGVGDEKFKEKSDKIFNEAFIQGQTIIHVSHNLGTVKKYANRVFLMHKGECIQIGSPAEVLETYRKTIKVKKLTLEV